Proteins from a single region of Caldibacillus debilis DSM 16016:
- the rpoC gene encoding DNA-directed RNA polymerase subunit beta', with protein MLDVNNFEYMKIGLASPDKIRSWSYGEVKKPETINYRTLKPEKDGLFCERIFGPTKDWECHCGKYKRVRYKGVVCDRCGVEVTRSKVRRERMGHIELAAPVSHIWYFKGIPSRMGLVLDMSPRALEEVIYFASYVVTEPGNTPLEKKQLLSEKDYRMYREKYGNKFQAGMGAEAIKKLLQDIDLEKESKMLREELKTAQGQRRTRAIKRLEVIEAFRNSGNDPAWMILDVLPVIPPELRPMVQLDGGRFATSDLNDLYRRVINRNNRLKKLLDLGAPSIIVQNEKRMLQEAVDALIDNGRRGRPVTGPGNRPLKSLSHMLKGKQGRFRQNLLGKRVDYSGRSVIVVGPNLKMYQCGLPKEMAIELFKPFVMKELVAKGYAHNIKSAKRKIERLHPEVWDVLEEVIKEHPVLLNRAPTLHRLGIQAFEPTLVEGRAIRLHPLVCTAYNADFDGDQMAVHVPLSAEAQAEARMLMLAAQNILNPKDGKPVVTPSQDMVLGNYYLTLEREGAIGEGMVFKDRDEALLAYQNGYVHLHSRIAVHAGSLNNPTFTEEQNKMLLLTTVGKLIFNEILPPSFPYINEPTKYNLEHETPAKYFIHPSENVKEVIRSRELVPPFKKGILGSIIAEVFKRYKITETSKMLDRMKDLGFHYSTKAGITIGISDIIVLPQKQEILDEAQKKVDNVQKQFRRGLITEEERYDRVISIWSQAKDKIQGKLMETLDRLNPIYMMSDSGARGNASNFTQLAGMRGLMANPAGRIIELPIKSSFREGLSVLEYFISTHGARKGLADTALKTADSGYLTRRLVDVAQDVIVREEDCGTDRGLLVRELNDGTEVIETLEERVIGRFAHKTVKHPETGEILVRRNQMITEEIAEKIVEAGIKEVWIRSALTCNTRHGVCRKCYGRNLATGEEVEVGEAVGIIAAQSIGEPGTQLTMRTFHTGGVAGDDITQGLPRVQELFEARNPKGQATISEIDGKVIAINEGRDRQQEIVVEGEVETRTYTVPYTARLKVSVGDTVERGQELTEGSVDPKELLKVKDVQSVQEYLLREVQKVYRMQGVEIGDKHIEVMVRQMLRKVRIIDSGDTDLLPGTLMDIHQFTDANAKVLKEGKLPATGKPVLLGITKASLETDSFLSAASFQETTRVLTDAAIKGKKDELLGLKENVIIGKLVPAGTGMLRYRKTKIRRKTEEEAANEVKAE; from the coding sequence TTGCTGGATGTCAATAACTTTGAATATATGAAAATCGGCCTCGCTTCGCCGGACAAAATCCGTTCCTGGTCTTACGGCGAAGTGAAAAAACCGGAAACGATCAACTACCGGACGTTGAAACCCGAAAAGGACGGATTGTTCTGCGAGCGGATTTTCGGTCCCACGAAGGACTGGGAATGCCACTGCGGAAAGTATAAGCGGGTCCGTTACAAAGGCGTCGTCTGCGACCGGTGCGGCGTCGAAGTGACCCGCTCCAAAGTTCGCCGGGAAAGGATGGGGCATATCGAGCTGGCCGCCCCGGTTTCCCATATTTGGTATTTCAAGGGGATCCCGAGCCGGATGGGCCTCGTCCTCGACATGTCTCCGCGGGCCTTGGAAGAAGTCATCTATTTTGCGTCCTATGTGGTCACCGAGCCTGGGAACACCCCTCTGGAAAAGAAGCAATTGCTGTCCGAAAAGGACTACCGCATGTACCGGGAAAAATACGGAAATAAATTCCAGGCGGGCATGGGCGCGGAAGCGATCAAGAAGTTGCTCCAAGATATCGATTTGGAAAAGGAAAGCAAGATGCTCCGGGAAGAATTGAAGACCGCCCAAGGGCAGCGGAGAACCCGGGCCATCAAACGCCTGGAAGTCATTGAAGCCTTCCGGAATTCGGGGAACGATCCGGCCTGGATGATCCTCGACGTGCTTCCGGTCATTCCTCCCGAGTTGCGCCCCATGGTTCAGCTGGACGGCGGCCGGTTCGCCACTTCCGATTTGAACGACTTGTACCGGCGCGTCATCAACCGCAACAACCGGCTGAAGAAATTGCTCGATTTGGGGGCGCCCAGCATCATCGTCCAAAATGAAAAACGGATGCTCCAGGAAGCCGTCGACGCCCTGATCGACAACGGCCGGCGGGGCAGGCCGGTCACGGGTCCCGGAAACAGGCCCCTCAAATCCCTTTCCCATATGCTGAAAGGGAAACAAGGCCGATTCCGCCAAAACCTGCTCGGGAAACGGGTGGATTATTCCGGGCGTTCGGTTATTGTCGTCGGGCCGAACTTGAAGATGTATCAATGCGGCCTGCCGAAGGAAATGGCCATCGAACTTTTCAAGCCTTTTGTCATGAAGGAACTGGTGGCGAAGGGCTACGCCCACAACATCAAATCGGCGAAAAGAAAGATTGAACGTCTCCATCCGGAAGTTTGGGACGTTTTGGAAGAAGTCATTAAAGAACATCCGGTTCTCTTGAACCGTGCCCCGACGCTGCACAGACTGGGGATCCAGGCCTTTGAACCGACCTTGGTGGAAGGCCGGGCCATCCGCTTGCATCCGCTCGTATGTACGGCGTACAATGCGGACTTTGACGGCGACCAGATGGCCGTGCACGTTCCCTTGTCGGCGGAAGCCCAGGCCGAGGCGCGCATGCTGATGCTGGCCGCCCAGAACATTTTGAACCCGAAGGACGGGAAACCGGTCGTTACGCCTTCCCAGGACATGGTCTTGGGCAACTATTACTTGACGCTGGAACGGGAAGGGGCAATCGGCGAAGGGATGGTATTTAAAGACCGCGACGAGGCGCTTCTCGCCTATCAAAACGGCTATGTCCATCTCCACAGCCGGATTGCCGTCCACGCCGGATCGTTAAACAACCCGACGTTTACGGAAGAACAAAATAAAATGCTGCTTTTGACGACCGTCGGAAAATTGATCTTTAACGAGATCCTGCCGCCTTCCTTCCCGTACATCAACGAGCCGACAAAATACAACCTGGAGCATGAAACGCCGGCTAAATATTTCATCCATCCGAGCGAAAACGTCAAAGAAGTCATCCGTTCCCGTGAGCTGGTGCCTCCCTTCAAGAAAGGGATTTTGGGGAGCATTATCGCCGAAGTGTTCAAACGCTATAAGATCACGGAAACTTCCAAGATGCTCGACCGGATGAAGGATCTGGGCTTCCATTACTCGACGAAGGCCGGAATCACCATCGGCATTTCGGACATTATCGTGTTGCCGCAAAAGCAGGAAATTTTGGATGAAGCCCAGAAAAAAGTGGACAATGTCCAAAAACAATTCCGAAGAGGTTTAATCACGGAAGAAGAACGCTACGACCGGGTCATTTCCATCTGGAGCCAGGCCAAGGATAAGATCCAAGGCAAGCTGATGGAAACCTTGGACCGCTTGAACCCGATCTATATGATGAGCGATTCGGGGGCCCGGGGGAACGCCTCCAACTTCACCCAGCTGGCGGGGATGCGCGGCCTGATGGCCAACCCGGCGGGAAGGATCATCGAACTTCCGATCAAATCCAGCTTCCGCGAAGGGCTGTCCGTCTTGGAATACTTTATTTCCACCCACGGCGCCCGGAAGGGTTTGGCCGATACGGCGCTGAAAACGGCGGACTCCGGGTACTTGACAAGACGTCTCGTCGACGTGGCGCAGGATGTCATCGTGCGTGAAGAAGATTGCGGCACCGACCGGGGCCTCCTTGTCCGCGAGTTAAATGACGGCACGGAAGTCATCGAAACCCTGGAAGAACGGGTGATCGGACGCTTCGCCCACAAGACCGTCAAGCATCCGGAAACCGGCGAAATCCTCGTCAGACGCAATCAGATGATCACCGAAGAAATCGCCGAGAAGATCGTCGAAGCCGGCATCAAAGAAGTCTGGATCCGTTCGGCCCTCACCTGCAACACCCGCCACGGGGTTTGCAGGAAATGTTACGGCCGGAATCTGGCGACCGGGGAAGAAGTGGAAGTCGGCGAAGCTGTCGGAATCATCGCCGCCCAATCCATCGGCGAACCGGGAACCCAGCTGACGATGCGGACGTTCCATACCGGCGGCGTCGCCGGCGACGATATTACCCAAGGTTTGCCGCGGGTCCAAGAGCTGTTTGAAGCGAGAAACCCGAAAGGGCAAGCGACCATTTCCGAAATCGACGGCAAGGTCATCGCCATCAATGAAGGGCGCGACCGCCAACAGGAAATTGTCGTCGAAGGAGAAGTGGAAACGCGGACCTATACCGTCCCCTATACGGCAAGATTGAAAGTGTCCGTCGGCGACACGGTCGAACGGGGCCAAGAATTGACGGAAGGATCCGTCGACCCGAAAGAATTGCTGAAGGTGAAGGACGTCCAATCCGTCCAGGAATATTTGCTGCGTGAAGTCCAGAAGGTTTACCGGATGCAAGGCGTGGAGATCGGCGACAAACACATCGAAGTGATGGTCCGGCAAATGCTCCGGAAAGTGCGGATCATCGATTCGGGAGACACGGATCTCCTGCCGGGCACCTTGATGGATATCCACCAATTCACGGACGCCAACGCGAAGGTTTTGAAGGAAGGGAAGCTTCCCGCCACCGGGAAACCGGTGCTGCTGGGGATCACGAAGGCATCCCTGGAAACCGACTCCTTCCTTTCCGCCGCATCCTTCCAAGAAACGACCCGGGTGCTTACCGATGCGGCGATCAAAGGGAAAAAGGATGAATTGCTCGGCTTGAAGGAGAACGTCATCATCGGAAAACTGGTGCCTGCCGGAACGGGCATGCTCAGATACCGGAAAACGAAGATCCGGAGGAAAACGGAGGAAGAGGCGGCAAACGAAGTGAAGGCAGAATGA
- the rpsG gene encoding 30S ribosomal protein S7, with the protein MPRKGPVPKRDVMPDPIYNSKLVTRLINKIMIDGKKGKAQTILYRAFDIIRERTGKDPMEVFEQALKNVMPVLEVRARRVGGANYQVPVEVRPERRTTLGLRWLVHYARLRNEKTMEERLANEIMDAANNTGAAVKKREDTHKMAEANKAFAHYRW; encoded by the coding sequence ATGCCACGTAAAGGTCCGGTACCAAAAAGAGATGTGATGCCAGATCCGATCTATAATTCCAAACTCGTTACCCGTTTAATCAATAAAATCATGATCGACGGAAAGAAAGGAAAAGCGCAAACGATCCTGTACAGAGCCTTTGACATCATCCGCGAACGCACGGGGAAAGACCCGATGGAAGTGTTTGAGCAAGCTTTGAAAAATGTCATGCCTGTATTGGAAGTTCGCGCCCGCCGCGTGGGTGGCGCAAACTACCAAGTTCCGGTGGAAGTCCGTCCGGAACGCCGCACGACCCTCGGGCTCCGGTGGCTGGTCCACTATGCCCGCTTGCGCAATGAAAAAACGATGGAAGAACGTTTGGCCAACGAAATCATGGACGCTGCCAATAATACGGGCGCGGCGGTGAAAAAACGGGAAGATACCCACAAAATGGCCGAAGCGAACAAGGCGTTCGCCCATTACCGCTGGTAA
- the rpsL gene encoding 30S ribosomal protein S12 yields the protein MPTMNQLVRKPRKKVKEKSKSPALNKGWNSFKKVLTNVPSPQKRGVCTRVGTMTPKKPNSALRKYARVRLSNGIEVTAYIPGIGHNLQEHSVVLIRGGRVKDLPGVRYHIIRGALDTAGVENRRQGRSKYGAKKPKEKKS from the coding sequence ATGCCTACAATGAACCAATTGGTGCGCAAACCGCGCAAAAAAGTGAAGGAAAAATCAAAATCCCCTGCGCTGAATAAGGGATGGAACAGCTTCAAAAAGGTGCTGACGAACGTACCGTCTCCGCAAAAACGCGGCGTATGCACCCGTGTCGGGACGATGACGCCGAAAAAACCGAACTCTGCGCTGCGGAAATACGCCCGTGTTCGTTTGTCCAACGGGATTGAAGTGACCGCGTACATTCCCGGAATCGGTCATAACTTGCAAGAGCACAGCGTCGTTTTAATCCGCGGCGGCCGGGTTAAAGACTTGCCGGGTGTCCGCTATCACATCATCCGCGGTGCGCTGGATACGGCCGGCGTCGAAAACCGCAGACAAGGCCGTTCCAAATACGGAGCGAAAAAACCGAAAGAGAAAAAATCATAA
- the fusA gene encoding elongation factor G: protein MPREFSLEKTRNIGIMAHIDAGKTTTTERILFYTGKIHKIGETHEGSAQMDWMEQEQERGITITSAATTAQWKGHRINIIDTPGHVDFTVEVERSLRVLDGAITVLDAQSGVEPQTETVWRQATNYGVPRIVFVNKMDKIGADFLYSVKTLHDRLDANAHPIQLPIGAEDQFKGIIDLVEMRAHFYKDELGTVDEVTDVPDEYKEMAEEYRNKLIEAVAEFDDELMMKYLEGEEISVEELKAAIRKGTVSVQFYPVLCGSAFKNKGIQLMLDAVIDYLPAPVDIPDIKGVDPQTDSETTRPSSDDAPFAALAFKVMSDPYVGKLTFFRVYSGVLSSGSYVLNSTKGKRERIGRLLQMHANHRSEISEVYAGDIAAAVGLKDTTTGDTLCDEKNPVILESMEFPEPVIHVAIEPKTKADQDKMAAALQKLQEEDPTFRAHTDPETGQTIIAGMGELHLDIIVDRMRREFKVEANVGQPQVAYRETFRSSAQVEGKFIRQSGGRGQYGHVWIEFSPNERGKGFEFENAIVGGVVPKEYIPAVQAGLEDAMQNGVLAGYPVIDIKAKLFDGSYHDVDSSEMAFKIAASIALKNAAKVCDPVLLEPIMKVEVVIPEEYLGDIMGDITSRRGKVEGMEARGNAQVVRAMVPLAEMFGYATALRSNTQGRGTFTMVFDHYEEVPKNIAEEIIKKNQGE, encoded by the coding sequence ATGCCAAGAGAGTTCTCCTTAGAAAAAACAAGAAATATCGGGATCATGGCACATATTGATGCCGGTAAAACGACGACCACGGAACGGATCCTGTTTTACACCGGAAAAATCCATAAAATCGGTGAAACCCACGAAGGCTCCGCCCAAATGGACTGGATGGAACAAGAGCAGGAACGCGGGATTACGATCACGTCCGCCGCGACTACGGCTCAGTGGAAGGGGCATCGGATCAACATCATCGATACCCCGGGCCACGTCGACTTCACCGTGGAAGTTGAACGGTCGTTGCGCGTTTTGGACGGGGCGATCACGGTGCTCGACGCCCAATCCGGCGTTGAACCCCAAACGGAAACCGTCTGGCGTCAGGCGACCAACTACGGGGTGCCCCGGATCGTATTTGTCAATAAAATGGATAAAATCGGCGCCGATTTCCTTTATTCCGTAAAAACGCTGCATGACCGTCTCGATGCCAACGCCCATCCGATCCAATTGCCGATCGGTGCGGAAGACCAATTCAAGGGCATCATCGACCTGGTGGAAATGAGGGCCCACTTCTACAAAGACGAGCTCGGAACGGTTGACGAAGTGACCGACGTTCCCGATGAATATAAAGAGATGGCGGAAGAATACCGCAATAAGCTCATCGAGGCCGTTGCCGAATTCGATGACGAGCTGATGATGAAGTACTTGGAAGGGGAAGAAATCTCCGTCGAAGAATTGAAAGCCGCCATCCGGAAAGGGACGGTATCGGTTCAATTCTACCCGGTGTTGTGCGGATCGGCATTCAAAAACAAAGGGATTCAGCTGATGCTTGATGCGGTCATCGATTATTTGCCCGCCCCGGTCGACATTCCGGACATTAAAGGGGTGGATCCGCAAACGGATTCGGAAACGACCCGTCCGTCCAGCGATGACGCTCCCTTTGCGGCGCTGGCCTTCAAGGTGATGTCCGACCCGTACGTCGGAAAACTCACCTTCTTCCGGGTCTATTCGGGCGTTCTGTCTTCCGGTTCCTATGTATTAAACTCGACGAAAGGGAAACGGGAACGGATCGGGCGGCTGTTGCAAATGCACGCCAACCACCGTTCGGAAATCTCGGAAGTATATGCCGGCGATATCGCCGCTGCCGTCGGGTTAAAAGATACGACCACGGGGGATACTTTGTGTGATGAAAAGAATCCGGTCATCCTCGAATCCATGGAATTCCCGGAACCGGTAATCCACGTGGCCATCGAGCCGAAGACGAAGGCGGATCAGGACAAAATGGCGGCGGCCCTGCAAAAGCTGCAAGAAGAGGATCCGACGTTCCGCGCCCACACCGATCCGGAAACGGGCCAAACGATCATCGCGGGTATGGGTGAGCTCCACCTTGACATCATTGTCGACCGGATGCGCCGCGAATTTAAGGTGGAAGCCAACGTCGGTCAGCCGCAGGTGGCTTACCGGGAAACCTTCCGTTCTTCCGCCCAGGTGGAAGGAAAATTCATCCGCCAATCCGGCGGACGCGGCCAATACGGGCATGTCTGGATCGAATTCTCGCCCAATGAAAGGGGCAAAGGATTCGAATTCGAAAATGCCATCGTCGGCGGCGTCGTTCCGAAAGAATATATTCCCGCCGTCCAGGCCGGCCTCGAAGACGCGATGCAAAACGGCGTTCTCGCCGGATATCCGGTTATCGACATTAAGGCGAAACTGTTTGACGGTTCCTACCACGATGTGGACTCCAGTGAAATGGCCTTTAAGATCGCCGCATCCATCGCGTTGAAAAACGCCGCGAAGGTCTGCGATCCGGTATTGCTGGAGCCGATCATGAAGGTGGAGGTCGTCATTCCGGAAGAGTACTTGGGCGATATCATGGGCGACATCACGTCCCGCCGCGGCAAAGTCGAAGGAATGGAAGCCCGCGGTAACGCTCAGGTTGTCCGGGCGATGGTTCCGCTGGCGGAAATGTTCGGCTACGCCACGGCGCTGCGCTCCAATACCCAAGGCCGCGGAACGTTCACGATGGTGTTTGACCACTACGAAGAAGTTCCGAAAAACATCGCCGAGGAAATCATCAAAAAAAATCAGGGTGAATAA
- a CDS encoding 50S ribosomal protein L7ae-like protein has translation MSYEKIKQAKKVVVGMKQTIKALNSGTATEVIVAADADSQILTKVKELAAEKGVPLTEVGSMKELGKAAGIDVGAATVAIIE, from the coding sequence ATGTCTTATGAAAAAATCAAACAGGCGAAAAAAGTGGTCGTTGGCATGAAGCAAACGATCAAGGCGTTGAATTCCGGGACCGCAACCGAGGTGATCGTCGCCGCCGATGCGGACAGCCAGATTTTGACGAAGGTGAAGGAGCTGGCCGCGGAAAAGGGCGTTCCGCTGACGGAAGTCGGGTCCATGAAGGAGCTGGGCAAGGCGGCCGGAATCGACGTAGGAGCAGCGACTGTAGCTATTATTGAATGA